ACAAAAGCCCCAATGCAGGGTATCCTGAAGCCGCGCTGGCCGGAATTCTGGATGTCCAGTTTGGCGGCCCTAATGTTTATCATGGTATTCTGGTAGATAAACCGCTGATAGGCAGTAACAGCAGAGAAATCAAACATGAAGAATTCAGGATGGTCAGCAGTATCAACCAGGGCGTATGTCTGATCATGGTTTTATCAATGGTTATTTATTTCTTTCAGGTATAAGATCAGTATCATTCTTCTTCCATGAAAATTCTCATTAAACTTGTGCCCAATGGCTGATATATCCCGGAAATACATCATTAGCGGAGGTCCCGGAGCAGGAAAATCAACATTGACTGACGGGTTAAGACAGCAAGGGTATTTTTGCGCCGAAGAGGTATCCAGAAAGATGATTATCCAGGAAAAAGCAAAAGGATCTTTTTGTCTGCCCTGGATGGATGTTTCCTGTTTCTCTGTCAAAGTACTGGATGAAATGATCATTTCCTGGAACAGTGCACCAGCAAATGAAATCACTTTTTTTGATAGAGGTATTCCTGATATCATTGCCTATCTGAGTGTTGCCGGAATAGCAGTTCCGGAAAAATACTATACCAGCTTAATAAATTATCCTTATCATAAACAGGTTTTTATCCTTCCGCCCTGGCAGGATATATACGTTCAGGACAGCGAACGCTGGCAGACTTTTGAAGAGTCAGTTGTGATTTATGAAGCCATCATAGATACCTATACCGACTGTGGATTTGAGCTGATTGAGGTGCCTAAAAACACCAGTCAGAGCCGCGTTGCATTTATCCTTGATTTTATCTAGGTTTGCAGGCGTAAGGCTGCATTTTATTTTTACAAAATCTAAAATGCTTTAAGGGAATACCGGTGTAAATCCGGAACAGTCTCCGCTGCTGTAAACCTCGTTAAAAAAACTGTTGTAATACCACTTTCTGTAAGAAGGGAAGGTGACAGTTGGAGGAAGTCAGAAGACCTGCCTTATCAATAGTTATTAAATGCTTTCGGAAGAAAGGCTAAACTTTATGATGAAAAAAATAAATTATCCTTCATTCAGCAGAATATTCCCCTGTCTGATAGTTTCCCTGTTGCTGATTACTTCATGCAAACAGAACCATTCTGGTCAAAAACATACCTCAGCAAAAACCGGCAGTGCAGAAATTAAATATGCCAAAGGCTTTAATATCGATTATTATGATCATTATAAGCTGGTCAGTATTTATTCGGGTATGGGGGCAAAGCCAGATACGGTACAGTATGTTTTATTAGCTAAAGGCGTAAAAGCTCCCGAAGGTTATAAAAAAGCACAGCTGATTGAAATTCCCGTTAAAAGTCTGGTGGCTATGTCATCTATGCATATTGCTCTGGCAGATTTTGTGGGAGCTGCCGATGCAATCACAGGTCTTGGAAGTCTGAAATATGTGAGCTCAGAGACCGTGAGGAAAAACATTGCAGCAGGTAAAGTAAAAGAAGTAGGAATAGACGGGACAATGAATGATGAAGTCCTGATCAGTATGAAACCGGGTTTGGTTATGGTCATGGGGAGTCCCGATGCCAAATTCAGTAAATATGAAACCTTATCTGGTGCCGGTGTGCCGGTCATGCTGAATTCAGAATGGCTGGAAACTACGCCGCTTGGCCGCGCAGAATGGGTTAAACTTATGGCAGCGCTCATGGACAGGGAAAAATTTGTCAATACTAAATTTGACGCCCTGGAGAAAGAATATAAACGTCTGGCTGCAATTGGTGCAAAGGCAGTCAATAAACCGTCTCTGATCTGCGGAATGCCTTACAAAGGGACGTGGTACGTGCCAGATGGAGATAGTTATATGGTTCAGTTTCTGAAAGATGCCGGTACAACCTATAACTGGGCAAACATACATGGAAAAGGCAGTTTACCACTTAGTTTTGAAGCTGTGGCTCCGGTAGCACTAAAAGCTGATTTCTGGCTGAATGTCGGAACCGTGGACAGTAAAAATGATATTAAGGCAATCGATAGCCGATATGCAGAATTTAAGCCCTTTAAAGATAATCATATCTTCAACTTCAATAAAAAAGTAAACGATATCGGTTCCAATGATTACTGGGAATCCGGGGCGGTAAACCCTCAGCTGGTTCTGGGTGATTTAATCAGGATTTTTCATCCTGAATTACTGCCGGATCATCAGCTCGTTTATTACAAGCAATTGAATTAATTCCTTAAGAAATTGAATAAAATAAAAGTTTCAGTATTGCTGGCCATATTACTGGTGGCTTTTCTTCTTGATGTGGCTCTGGGCTCTGTAGATATTCCCCTGAAGGAAGTTATCAAAGCTTTATTTACTTCTGGTTCAGGAAATGATACCTGGATTTATATTATTGAACAGATCAGGCTGCCCAAAGCACTGACAGCTATTATTGTCGGCTGCGGTTTATCGGTAAGCGGTTTACAGATGCAGACACTGTTCAGGAACCCCCTTGCAGGACCCTCAGTTTTAGGGATTACTGCCGGAGCAAGTTTGGGGGTGGCCTTAGTTATGCTTTCGGCCGGGAGTATTACGAGTTTGTATACCATTAAAGAACTGGGGATCTCAGGCAGCTGGTTAATCATAACAGCATCTTCTTTAGGAGCAGCTTTGATTATGATCCTGATAGTTTCTATTTCTTCCTCTTTAAAAGATAATGTTATTGTACTGATTGTAGGCGTAATGATTGGGAATATCACACTTTCCTTAATTAGTATCTGGCAGTATTTCAGTTCGCCGGAGCTGATTAAAGATTATCTGCTCTGGACTTTTGGTTCGCTGGGCGGAGTGACAGGCGGACAGCTGACGATACTTGCTGTTGTGGTTGCGGCCGGACTGTTAATTTCATTCCTGTCTTCAAAATTACTTGATGCTTTATTGTTAGGCGATAATTATGCACGTAGTATGGGGCTGACGGTAAAACGTGCCCGTATACTGATTATTGGCAGTACCAGCATTTTAGCCGGAGGCATAACCGCATTTTGCGGACCTATTGGTTTTATCGGTATTGCAGTACCACATTTAGCCAGGGCTTTATTTAATACATCGAATCATCGTGTGCTGATTCCGGCATGCTGCCTGATTGGAACTGTGCTGATGCTGATCTGCGATATTGTAGCACAATTGCCAGGTAGTCAGACCGTTTTGCCTATTAACGTGATTACTGCACTGGTGGGGTCACCGGTAGTCATCTGGATTATAGCAGGGCCCACTAAACTAAGAGGATTCTAATGGCCGCGCAAACATCATTACTTTATACCTCCGGGTTAACGATAGGTTATCAGGCAGGAAAAAACAAGGTTAAAGCTGTTGCAGGACCTTTAAACCTGGAACTCCATGCCGGGCAGCTTGTTTGTTTATTAGGCCCGAATGGTTGCGGGAAATCTACTTTACTCAGAACTATATCTGGTTTGCAGCATCCGCTGAATGGCGGGATTACACTGGATGGAAAAGAGCTTAAAAAACTGAAACCTGCTCAGATAGCCCGGAAAATAAGTTTAGTGCTGACTGATAATATAAGATCCGGAAACCTGGATGTGTATTCCCTGATTTCTTTGGGACGTTACCCTTATTCAGGATGGCTGGGTATACTGACTGAAAAAGATAAAACAGCGATTGACCAGGCAATTAAAGCGACTGGTACAGAAGCTTTTCTGGGTAGAAAGATAGATAGCCTGAGCGACGGCGAATGTCAGAAAGTGATGCTGGCCAGGGCAATGGCACAGGATACGCCGCTGATTATACTGGATGAACCCACTGCACATCTTGACCTGCCCAGCCGTATTCAACTGATGCGTTTATTACATCAGCTGGCTAAAGAAACCAATAAAGCGATTTTACTTTCCACGCATGAACTTGATCTGGCACTCCAGGTAGCCGATCAGATCTGGTTAATGAGTAATGGCGGACAGCTGGCTGCTGGTTTGCCGGAAGAACTGGTTTTAAATGGCTCATTTCAGCATGCTTTTGATAAAGACGGAATTGCGTTTGATGCCGCTACCGGGACCTTTAACATTCATTATGAAGGTAAAAGAAGCATTAATGTAATTGGAGAGGGCGCCGCAGCTTTCTGGACAAAAAAGGCACTGGTTAGAAATGGCTTTAGTACAACTCAGGCTGAAGGAAATGTACTTACCGTTTTTGTGACCGGT
This portion of the Pedobacter lusitanus genome encodes:
- a CDS encoding AAA family ATPase, encoding MADISRKYIISGGPGAGKSTLTDGLRQQGYFCAEEVSRKMIIQEKAKGSFCLPWMDVSCFSVKVLDEMIISWNSAPANEITFFDRGIPDIIAYLSVAGIAVPEKYYTSLINYPYHKQVFILPPWQDIYVQDSERWQTFEESVVIYEAIIDTYTDCGFELIEVPKNTSQSRVAFILDFI
- a CDS encoding ABC transporter substrate-binding protein — its product is MMKKINYPSFSRIFPCLIVSLLLITSCKQNHSGQKHTSAKTGSAEIKYAKGFNIDYYDHYKLVSIYSGMGAKPDTVQYVLLAKGVKAPEGYKKAQLIEIPVKSLVAMSSMHIALADFVGAADAITGLGSLKYVSSETVRKNIAAGKVKEVGIDGTMNDEVLISMKPGLVMVMGSPDAKFSKYETLSGAGVPVMLNSEWLETTPLGRAEWVKLMAALMDREKFVNTKFDALEKEYKRLAAIGAKAVNKPSLICGMPYKGTWYVPDGDSYMVQFLKDAGTTYNWANIHGKGSLPLSFEAVAPVALKADFWLNVGTVDSKNDIKAIDSRYAEFKPFKDNHIFNFNKKVNDIGSNDYWESGAVNPQLVLGDLIRIFHPELLPDHQLVYYKQLN
- a CDS encoding iron ABC transporter permease; translated protein: MNKIKVSVLLAILLVAFLLDVALGSVDIPLKEVIKALFTSGSGNDTWIYIIEQIRLPKALTAIIVGCGLSVSGLQMQTLFRNPLAGPSVLGITAGASLGVALVMLSAGSITSLYTIKELGISGSWLIITASSLGAALIMILIVSISSSLKDNVIVLIVGVMIGNITLSLISIWQYFSSPELIKDYLLWTFGSLGGVTGGQLTILAVVVAAGLLISFLSSKLLDALLLGDNYARSMGLTVKRARILIIGSTSILAGGITAFCGPIGFIGIAVPHLARALFNTSNHRVLIPACCLIGTVLMLICDIVAQLPGSQTVLPINVITALVGSPVVIWIIAGPTKLRGF
- a CDS encoding ABC transporter ATP-binding protein; this encodes MAAQTSLLYTSGLTIGYQAGKNKVKAVAGPLNLELHAGQLVCLLGPNGCGKSTLLRTISGLQHPLNGGITLDGKELKKLKPAQIARKISLVLTDNIRSGNLDVYSLISLGRYPYSGWLGILTEKDKTAIDQAIKATGTEAFLGRKIDSLSDGECQKVMLARAMAQDTPLIILDEPTAHLDLPSRIQLMRLLHQLAKETNKAILLSTHELDLALQVADQIWLMSNGGQLAAGLPEELVLNGSFQHAFDKDGIAFDAATGTFNIHYEGKRSINVIGEGAAAFWTKKALVRNGFSTTQAEGNVLTVFVTGKESDLLWKLEENNKSSTYTSLREFLNAL